Genomic segment of Ostrinia nubilalis chromosome 22, ilOstNubi1.1, whole genome shotgun sequence:
TTATCTAGTCTGGACGCCCAACTAACTCACAGCCTATCATCCAGGGAGTTAGTGAACCAAATAGTGAATCATCGGGGGCGGGAGAACGCTCCTCAGCACCAGGATAgcccgggcggcggcggcggcggcggcggcttcgGCAACGGCGGCGGCGGCATGGCGCCTCCACCGAGGGGCGGCGGCGGTCTTGGAACCACTGTGAGTATCGTCATCATTAACACCAAATCGACCATTTTAAtcgtaaattagagagggtcatgcTCTTGTAGTGAAATTAAATAACCCGTTACGATATCTTATCTagacattttatcgattttcttACAtctgtcgtctaaaatcatcgataggATTATATCGCCACTCGTAACCTACCTcaacaggtcatttagtctccactacaggaGGAGTGCAAATATTTTTCACTTGCCAAAGTGCAAATAGGAAAAAAATGTGGTGGTCTTATTTTACTTGACTGGGCCTGGAACCACACGACTAGTAGTACACTTATTTTGGAATTAACAAGTCTAAAGAATAATGACCAATATAAAGGTCAGCAAGTTTCTATTGTCATAGAAAAAACGACCGATGTGGAGAAGTGAAGTTGGCGAGTGTAGTGTAGGTGACATGATAAATCGgctttttttatttctgtcAAGAACTATATTGTCATTCACTATAGCAGGAGGAAATCATGCTTCCGGGACCTAAAGTGGGTCTCATCATTGGCAAGAACGGGAAAACCATCAAGCAACTACAGGAGCAGTCTGGAGCCAAGATGGTGGTTATACAAGATGGACCCAACACTGAATATGTAAGTTTTCTAatcttcttttttctttttacttaACGAATTTACAGGAAATGTCTGTTGTCTGGtacctatagtacaagctttcCTTAGTTTGATTCTAGATGTCCAAGAATTTATTAATCCATAGATCACCGGTtaatatccggctcgaaggaccaaaatgTAGAGGGACTAAACAACTTAATTGCTCATAGAGTTACTcggcttttatttttttaaatagacaaTTTCTCTTGCAACAGACTTCAAGCACATTGTCTATGACAGTAGTTGATAGTGGTCCTTTCCCACAGGAGAAGCCTCTCCGCATATCCGGTGACCCGGCCAAAGTGGAGCACGCAAAGCAACTGGTACACGAACTATTGGCGGACAAAGACATGCAGCCGGGCGGCGGGCCGCGGTCGCAGTACGACGACTATGGCTCCGATCCAGGCAACGGGCTCGCTACTAACTCCACTGAGGTGAGTTACGAAAAAACAGGGCTCTTGGTAGgcatattttgtatttatgtgtCCGGTCACAGTATGAAGATTGACGTCCAGTGATGACCCCGTGCTAccttatattgctgtcgcgctcgcacgctTACTGcgaccgcccgtcgcacagtcgcgacagcaatataattacgcgcgagcgataaggatgggtagcttggggtcattggacgaaattctatatGCTTGTCGACCGGACTTTACGTGGAATATAGACAAAACAACTGGTACACGAACTATTGGCGGACAAAGACATGCAGACAAATAATAATCGTCGGAGACAAGCTTTTAGATTGGGCAGTTGACGTTACGTTTCGCTGGTTAAGACGAATATCATAAAATCGTCCAAATTACGAACTTCAGAAAAACCGTTTGAAATGTTACAATAAAAAATTCGTGGAAATGTTTGTTTTTAGAATCTTTTATTAGATTAAATGTATGTAATAgaatgaagtcggttaataaaaTGGACCATacattaacataaaaaaatatttcaacaggTACTGGTTCCCAAAATAGCGGTGGGCGTGGTCATTGGACGCGGCGGAGACATGATCAAGAAGATCCAAGCGGAGACGGGCTGCAGAGTCCAGTTCCACCAAGAGAGGGACGACGGACCCGGCGACAAAAGGTAAGGCTGCCTCGTACATATGAAGatgagtatagactagagcattggttcccaaagtggggggcgcgcccctcaaggggaggcgcaaagacctttaaaggggggcgcgggccatctgtgtacttaagtataaaaatacctGCGACCGCttagagcagtgtttttcaacctttttcatgacaagacccccctagtatgaaaaaatttttgCATTTTcgctttttttcatgcattttataatgttgcaaagatgtttgtagggaccgaatacttcaatccatacaacatttgcataattagatttcggattaatatgtctttataagatttttttactgaagtagtttttacgacctgcgaccccccctatagaggcttcgcgccgccccagggggtcgcgacccacaggttgaaataGACTGGCTTAGGCCGTTTGTAGACATCCGTTTTTtcaccggacgacggaccgtcaaaaaactgatatcctttgtttgctgttaattttctcgccggacctatgtccgatgcatgtgcacacgttcattataaATCATACGCCACCGCTAAATCCGGTGAAAAAATCGGGCCGATTTTTTAACAGCAAACAGAGGCCGCTTGTAAACATCCGTTTTTTTGACCGGACAACGGCAACGGCCCGATTTTTTCACCGAATTTAGCGGTGGCGTATGGTttataatgaacgtgtgcacatgcatcggacataggtccggcgagaaaattgacagcaaacaaaggatatccgttttttgacggtccgtcgtccggtgaAAAAACGGATGTCTACAAACGGCCAAAGGATATCAGTTTTTtgacggtccgtcgtccggtgaaaaaacggatgtctacaaacggccttagagaatgcattccagactgctcggtACGACCagtaaataatcttgactggggGAGGGGGGCGTGGAATTTTTTATATGATCGAAAGGTGGCGcatctcaaataagtttgggtaCCCCTGGACTAGCATGTACTTGTATAGTTCTttcaactcacgaaggcgagcgaGCTTTTCTTGTTattacgtgtacatgcacataacgatagtgtaatgtccatcaaaacttaaaaatcgaaccgtgtaaagctcactcgccttcgtgaattgcaacaactataacagaacaacgagccgctctatgaaatgttctagtgTCACCATTTCACTTtaccattcgtaagaacgttacattacatagaaatgttcGAGTCTATACTCACCGtaaccagtaggcctaagatgcgcgcggtgataacttttatcgacgtcaaaatgtatgggcaaaatcgataaaatggcgtgataaccgcttatcgcggtgcgcatcttaggcctacagtacggctagcacaaAAAACTTtccgagttcaaatcgtttgcgtactcgaatcgccatcaaaagatttagtaagaaaactacaacagcgccctcgtgaacgtgtcgtaaagtgaacttagtatgagatgtggttgcaagaaacttattttgagaatcaaaatttaATTCGAAGCGTTAGCGTTagcgtttaattcgaagattgagtatcgaattttatcgaatacgcaaacgattcgaagacgaaagttgttcatgctataGGTACTGTTTAGATGTATAGTCGATAGCAGATAGCTACCACAAAAATAATGACAGTATTTGCCAATTAATTTTGATCTTTATATCTTTTCTATAAGGTTTAAAATCAATTGCAGTTTGGCATTTCGTGGTAGTTCGATGTGCTCTCGACTGTTTAACATCAAGAAGCAGGTCTTAGTGCTTTAATGCACTTCAAGAGACAATTTAGAGTAGAccattatgtattatgtatgtttttagATGTTACCTACAAGGCAAGCCCCACCAAGTTGAACAAGCGAGACAGATGATCGAAGATTTGATATCTAGTGTAAATgtgagtattttttttaaatcttaagTTTCCGCAGACTACAGACTCATCGAACTATAGTTAACAACCCAAACTGTCGGATATCTATGACAGCTAATTTGAATGAGAAATCGGTCGATACTTAATCgttgtaatgtgcgcactttcatacatatgaagccacgatagccgaatggtGAAGGGGTCGAACTGGCCGACTCGTCATCCGAAGAACGCGAGTTCGAACCCCAGTcacgctcgactattgtggtgagcccactcgtgacacaagcgtTTAGCtaagtacgaggggctaacgggactattagtaactagctttccgcccgcggcttcgcccgcgcggaattttgtctgtcacagaaaaacaatatcgcgcgcgtatttgctcgccgtttagacctaccctggactacgacaaatattttaaaaccaaaatcagctcaatcggcccagccgttctcgagttttaatcagattaacgaacatcaattcatttttattcatatagattaatgcaaaaacaaatgacaactatctttaaaaaaaaacgactGTTAGGGTAGGTAACGAATatcggtcttattcataataaaatgctaatataggtttaaaacctacattagctaaaacgtttgataggcttaaaacactcttataaacctctgataaaaaacgttattcataatcgtttacaaacctttgatagctaaaacagagtttaatattttctttccacagactatacaaaaagaatgaacgaaaacagcttttttggtgatttaacttgatggaccatgtaaaatcatagacaaatcgcagaaaaaaaaaacaaaaaattggcagctgtgacgttttacttactgacattgacatttggcacgaaaatttaataaagttttcggtttttttcgatcaactcccaagttttatcaaacttttataaaacttgggattgtatgttctggattctgtacctcttaccctgtactctgcaataagctcttacgacgacccggctagttacatcggatactaattatgtccatgacgaaggagaacagaccgcctaaaaggcaacgatcagaaaactggttggaggaagataaggtagtacttatttttagcctgataaagtgcctactaatttttgtagcatggttttatttatgtttgacgcctagtgtttgcttttcagtatttgctgaaagagttggtgaaagaaagagtaaatgcaatcgaaaataaaaatacagacactaacacgaataaacggaaggttgcggcttgggctgatttacaaacaacgttggtacatcttttgatttctgccttcaatataaaattttgcctttacctgtaattcaaaatcctgtcatttctttttcaggtttaattcaatgtgcgctggtatgaaccgctccattacccagttaaaatcgcaatggagcctcataaaaatcagtgcgaagaaagacaagaccattgctaggcaggctcaaattaaaactggcggtggtccaccattatcagtgcctgacgatagggctgatgatatagcatcttggttgcccaatgaatttgtagtcgatgttaacagatttgactcggactcaaataaaagtgaattaattaacattcaagaggaggaatcaactcaaaatacgcaagatcaggaattgataaataatgaagaaatccaatatgaattggtggtacttgatgaagaaatagaagatacacatgcttgtactactagaggcatattggaagataaagaaaataaaaaagtagaggcaaaagaaaataaagcaaaacctaattttaaagcaccagcaatcaaaaaaaaaaggaaactgttaaacaaagaaggcttaattgatttaagcaaagttaggatttccgaaattgcagaaacagaatcaaaatgccggattgaactgcatgaagttcaaatggaaaacgaacggaagaaagggagaaacttggatcttgagcatcaattattacaggaaaaacttaaatattacactcacattaataaagaataataagtcttttgatgttaaagtttttcaagtactaacagattctaaataataagttagttcctcccttacttctgtttgtttttaatttgtattttatgcagttccaatccgcattttgattgtgtttctgcaatatatttagacggctatgaatatgtttactagtcataacttaataagagtttgagattactattaactagctgttgcccacgactccgcctgcgtagactactatttctgtaacctacaggatctgtgcatttttccaggataaaaagaagcctatatgttattcgagactatataatctatctgttttagcaatttatttgtttataagaattgaactgtgatttttagtaagtaagtttaataattgtacttaaattagtgatataaagtaaatacacatatgcctagtcacaaacattcgcctttataataatagtgtaaattatggttattttgttttaaatgtagaaggttgataacctccgaatagaaacgtttatacttaagcaatttctttgttttaaagaattgaactgtgatttttaataagtaagtttgttgaaactaattgtacttaaattagtgatataaagtaatttgttttgaatttttgcagaataattgcttttttaaagagaactacaggttttgtttttgtgatagtaacaaattggactgaaaattgaaatacaggtatttttcaatcaaatattctttttattttcattaagatgccaggaacagtatctgaaaaattaaaatacaacattttcatgaactcaaatgacattacataaaagtaaatcgttggaatttatcaaaatgtattttagtaccattcaaaaatgttgatttataaaattttgtagtatcaactgcgacctacgcctcaacaatgaaggtcggttgtcgtgaacactgttctccgtcgaaagttgcggagttacagggacctgctccatatgttgttctgaaaaatattatgaatttgtcaacattttgtcataaagatttgtattccttatgtacagtcaaattgataacatttacctaacaatgtgtcattcatatcaatggctatattatgtaatacagccaatgctatgatcacagcttttccattttggaggcttactggtaagccatggagtaggcattggaaccgctgcttccacaccccaaaacacctttcaacagtgttcctagttgagatgtgagcattattgtatgcttcttcttctggacgactaggccttaaaataggtgtaaatagatatggcagaagagggtagcccgaatcgccaataaggcgtcctctaaactgcctatcctcaaatcgttgttttatattgctctccataaaaattcgactgtcatgtgtactgcctcgccatctagccactatatccattattttgaggtcagcatcacagacaacctaaaataaaaaaaacagtatcctgtaggtaatccatccaataatatagtgttgaatgttgctaaaatttagatcatacaaagtaaaaattatagacattattaaaacaaatctttctctgttgtaaactgtataaaatcaaaatatattttacctgaacattcagggaataatagccttttctattaatatagtactgggccatgtcacctccggtttttttaattttaatgtgggtgcaatctatggctcctatcaccccaggaaaatttttaattgctctaaatttggcactaattctttcctgctctcctatagtgataggcattttgatgaaggaatttgccttattcgcgattgcatgcgcgactctggcgcatatccggctcactgtcggctgacttaggccatggaggtcaccagcatcatcttgtacctgaaaatgtatgaaaataattatagcagccacgacaaagggataaaataaaacacttttttgtgcttacctcacgacgtccccaacatcttatggccactaaaacttgcagttcaggacacgtgccaccacctctagcgctctgaaccagatcatcttccaccaaatctatgatggtgcgcactgtgtccttattgaacctatattttattttaaaatttaggtcccgcaaatcgaatgggttgcttcgttggcggtagagctttctacgtcgcgctgggtcggcattattggctaaatgcacaattgcatttatagcattcattttcacaagcaaggatcacagcaaggatattttgaataaataaaccaacgaagtgacattcatatgaaatgacatttataaaagttaggttaaaataggtttattagagctttaaacaaggcccgagctctcgataacttatcacacagttataagaggattttagcgctaaatgacgattatgaataacaatttttatcaaacgttttataaacctctaataagcatttgataaaatgtgaaaaatgattatgaataagaccgtattagtataaataaaatagtggactgtataaaaaatatctaaGACTACGCGGTAATCGTGCGTCGACGGTGGTGTCCAAAGGCGAGTGTCTGACCCGAGCGCAgccgatgatgacgctgtcggcccgaggtgacgttagtcattgtacgccgcccgcacgtctcctcccgcgcgttgttgggttcccaacaacgactaatgcccgttttcatcatcaatccttaattttaagtgacccctatgaaaacagaATTCCTGTTAcatgttaccatagggatcacttaaaaattagggattaataaTGAAAACGAACATGAAAGTCTGTAATCTGCGGGGAATCTTAAGACCATGTTAACAGCTGTGcactatttgtaaatttttgaaaatcgtaaagttttacaatatttattataacacAGAGGCGAGAACAAGAAGTGAGACAAAGCGGCGGCCGCGGTGGCGGTCGCGGCGGACAAAGGAACGGCGACCGCGGCGACTACCAGCAGTGGCAGGAGAACCCGGAGATCCGGGTCACGTTCACTATCTGTGGGAACAAGTGCGGACTCATCATTGGCCGGGGTAAGTTACTCTTGTGTCATCCGGTCATTGTCAGTCGCGGACAAAGGAACGGCGACCGCGGCGACTATCAGCAGTGGCAAGAATGCCCGGAGATCCGGGTCACGTTCACTATCTGTGGGAACAAGTGCGGACTCATCATTGGCCGGGGTAAGTTGCCTGTGTCATCCGGTCATAGTTAGTCGCGGCATTTACCAGCAGTGCCGAGAATGCCCGGAGATCCGGGTCACGTTCACTATCTGTGGAAACAAGTGCGGACTCATCATTGGCCGGGGTAAGTTGCCTGTGTCATCCGGTCATAGTTGGTCGCGGCATGTGGCAAGAATGCCCGGAGATCCGGGTCACATTCACTATCTGTACGAACAAGTGCGGACTCATCAATGGCCGGGGTAAGTTGCCTGTGTCATCCGGTCATAGTTGGTCGCGGCATGTGGCAAGAATGCCCGGAGATCCGGGTCACATTCACTATCTGTACGAACAAGTGCGGACTCATCATTGGCCGGGGTAAGTTGCCTGTGTCATCCGGTCATAGTTGGTCGCGGCATTTACCAGCAGTGGCAGGAAAACCCGGAGATCCGGGTCACGTTCACTATCTGTGGGAACAAGTGCGGACTCATCATTGGCCGGGGTAAATGTCATTTGGTTATTTGGTGTCCTTAATTTCTTCTCTAAGATGTTTCACCGCACGATAAATAACGTGAAAATACTCTTATAACTTTTATGGTGAATGTGTGTCGCTGTCGCATCAGGGCAGAACTGAGTGCCGCTCAAATGCATTTGACTTCTACTGTTACTGGGCCTTCGTTCACTATCTCTGAGTAAAGTCACGAATAGCAGAGAAACCATGTCACTGACAAGACTTTGTCGCTAATATACTTCTAGTAACTACGTTGAACTTAACTAAGGAAATACTTAAATTTATTCGGAGATCGTGAAAGAGGCCTATAGTcattttttaaaagtatttcaATCGGaggttaattaaataattaaaaaaaggcTTACGATACTTCATACTGATCTTATCTATATTGCACAGGCGGCGAAGTAATAAAGCAGATCAACGCGCAATCTGGCGCGCACTGCGAGGTGGACAGGCGCGCGACGGGTGCGGACCGCAATAACCGCACTTTCTTCATCCGTGGTCATCCTGATGCGGTGGAGCACTGCAAGCGCATCATCATGGAGAAAGTCGGCATGGTAAGTTGGACAATCTGTAGCTCATCGAGCTGTAGGAGCTAGCTCGCGAACTAAAGGAGCTAGCTCGTGAGCTAATGAAATTAGTTCGCGAGCTAATAAGTCACGACGCGCAAGCTAATAAGTCATGACGCGTGAGCTAATAAGATATATCGCGCGACCTTAACAACCGCACTTTCTTCATCCGCGGGCACCCCGACGCGGTGGAGCACTGCAAGCGTATCATCATGGGAAAAGTCGGCATGGTGAGTTAGTAGCTAGCTCGCGAACTAAATGAGCTAGTTCGTGAGCTAATGAAGTTAGTTCGCGAACTAAAGAACCTAGCTCGCGAGCTAAAGAAATACTATATCTCGTGAGTTAATAAGTCATGACGCGCGAGCTAATGAAGCATGGCTCCTGAGCTAGTAAAGCATATCAACGCATGGGAAGGGTACATTATAGCACGCAAAACTGACGGGTGCGTGGCAaggcaaggttctggaatgaaaGCCACACATACAATCGCAGTCTGGCTGGAAAGTCCACTCACAAGATGACCTTATAAAGGATGCATTAAACTGAATGCTGGTCTGGAAATCATTGCAGTCTATTCAGCAGTTTCTGGAATACAATTGATACGCATTTTGTGCAGTCGTCACCATTAATTAATAATTCCAAGTTGACCATCACCCTAAACCACGTGTTCGTCAACAGCCCATAAACTTCATCCAAGACGGCGCCAACAACGGCGGCGGCGGgaacggcggcggcggcggcgactactacggcggcggcggcggcggcggcggcccgGCGGCCTGGGGGTACAACCCGCACTGGCACCAGCCGAGCGCTCAGTCGCAGTCACAGGTAACTACAtcttttaatttatgaaaaaaaggAGGAATTGTTGaggaaagttaaaaatataacttcaaATCGCTGTATGAAATCACCAGggccagtggcggatttacagttttgccgcccgtaggctaggctggggttggatctttatttaacttttatcttctgaaatcgagtaagcgtcatctgaaatctgccgcccctaggaCGCTGCCGCTCCTtatacggcctattgacagatccaggactgACCAGGGCTATTTTTTAAAGCTCTCATGGTTACCTAAAtattatgcttgtgtcacgactTATGGAGTGGGTTCCAATGGCGGCGGGGATCGATTCCGCGTTCCTTTATAAGTCGGCCAGTCCGTCggccttcaccgttcggctattgtCGCTTAATCATATTGCTctaagaacatgtcaaaacggTCCCATTCATTTAAAGTCTAAAGACTAttcaaaaaatatattcaaCTAAAAATTATATAATGCAACATATTAAAATCAAACCAGCACCTGTAGCGATGTGACGTGATAACTAAGACCTTATGACCTCTTATTCCGATAgcaataatgtaaatatttatacatatttcTACTCAGTAATTCATTTCTAGTTGCTAGTTGAAACTGCACATTTTGTTAGATGTGAAAAATGGATACGGTATGTGCGATACTGGGGTCCAATATCAATGTTATAGTAGTTGTAATGGCCGATTCTTCTGCCATTTCTATTATATTCATTAATAAGCAATTTGAACTCGACATAACTAATGAAGATCGTATATTCGCAGCAGCAAGTGCAAATCAACCCAGCGACCGGGCAGCCGGACTACTCGCAGCAGTGGATTGACTACTACCGCTCGTTAGGACTCAACAACGAAGCGGAGGCTATTGAACAGCAAGCCAAGCGGCAGCAGCAGCAAGGTAGCTATCGAATATTAcattaattacttgtttaatttatagttattgtCTTTAAGTTATAAAAGTTACAATCGTCTTCATACTCTAAATAATTTCGCAGTGTCTATgatattacatttttagatcATTAATATCTAACTGAAGTAACAGAAACTGTGATACCTGCACTGATTTTTCCATAAGTTTAATTATACtgttattacacaaaaatgGTCTAATATTGTATTCGTCACTTCCTTAGCAGGTCTTGCACAGTGTGATATGACAGGAGGTAGGTTATACACACAGTAGTGGAAATACACATTTTATATGATTATACTATACTCAcgtcaatgaggatcagtactgttgtagaaaatgcaataaaactagtatctacgttaatctttaagacataagaaagatatatctttttgaattatgcAAAtgggaccattacttacgaagatattaagtaataaacataggccgtttttgccgctaaaagtcaacgtacgcagggccgcgtgacgtcactatatccgaatcgagcgcagccggcgtactattgggattagaggtgggcgccacgccggcgcgccgccgccgccgcgaattttttcacgccgccgccgccgacgaccagctgtcggcgcgccgatattgatactgtacaaactatttgaaatttattcctctcctatactgtactaatttgtgtttcaaacgcagaagaactatttttttattgagttcagcggctattctagttcaataaagtcctagtatcactgcgaccggtaccgatctattgtgatcgccgctattttccttacagttcgcctccgagtcctgcatccattaggaattgcagtatcttttgggagGCGATATGTTTTATATCTTGTGGGAGGCGATATGTTTTatatcttgtgggcttaggatgtgtttgcccaggtgtaagctccgcttgcgcatcaaagaTCCGCaatccgtgagaatgtgtagtggcgtttcatctgcctcttggcacatcctgcacgttcttgattcggacagtcccatagtgggcaagtgcttgtttaagctgctgtgtccagtgaaggctcgaactgagatgcgcattttgatcctactcagtcctatgatctgctttgagcattttcggtcataagcttttataagagctttggaatgagttaatcctagcgtgtctgaccatgcctaaaaggatttgtttaaatagatgttctccagggtcattcgagcgagacttttgagaatgccacaaaagggttctggaccatattgtgttccctccgctcccgctctggccagttcgtcggcattttcattgtccacgattcccgcgtgacctgcaacccatctcagcgttactct
This window contains:
- the LOC135082705 gene encoding far upstream element-binding protein 1, whose amino-acid sequence is MSDYPSMATLQNNSQTAGYVDALQRAKLVAAKISSTKRPLEEGSEPSAKKSASDSFQQPQQQQQPAMSATAAAAAAAAAAAARIAASSGGNAPAPPPPPMAPDQALNEYIRVPDKMVGLIIGRGGEQITRLQADSGCKIQMAPDSGGQPDRVCTLTGSREAIQRAKELVNQIVNHRGRENAPQHQDSPGGGGGGGGFGNGGGGMAPPPRGGGGLGTTEEIMLPGPKVGLIIGKNGKTIKQLQEQSGAKMVVIQDGPNTEYEKPLRISGDPAKVEHAKQLVHELLADKDMQPGGGPRSQYDDYGSDPGNGLATNSTEVLVPKIAVGVVIGRGGDMIKKIQAETGCRVQFHQERDDGPGDKRCYLQGKPHQVEQARQMIEDLISSVNRREQEVRQSGGRGGGRGGQRNGDRGDYQQWQENPEIRVTFTICGNKCGLIIGRGGEVIKQINAQSGAHCEVDRRATGADRNNRTFFIRGHPDAVEHCKRIIMEKVGMPINFIQDGANNGGGGNGGGGGDYYGGGGGGGGPAAWGYNPHWHQPSAQSQSQQQVQINPATGQPDYSQQWIDYYRSLGLNNEAEAIEQQAKRQQQQDMGSSGGPGSGGGGGSGGSVTPTPSGADYSAQWAEYYRSIGKLKEAEAIEAQMKMKGLVDYAWDDDGAGGGEAGDEQMKTKGTDYTQWAQLFRTLGMFSEADAIEQKMKTKDADYSAQWVDYYRTIGKFKEAEAVEAQMRMKVSRRA
- the LOC135082704 gene encoding putative nuclease HARBI1, yielding MNAINAIVHLANNADPARRRKLYRQRSNPFDLRDLNFKIKYRFNKDTVRTIIDLVEDDLVQSARGGGTCPELQVLVAIRCWGRREVQDDAGDLHGLSQPTVSRICARVAHAIANKANSFIKMPITIGEQERISAKFRAIKNFPGVIGAIDCTHIKIKKTGGDMAQYYINRKGYYSLNVQVVCDADLKIMDIVARWRGSTHDSRIFMESNIKQRFEDRQFRGRLIGDSGYPLLPYLFTPILRPSRPEEEAYNNAHISTRNTVERCFGVWKQRFQCLLHGLPVSLQNGKAVIIALAVLHNIAIDMNDTLLEQHMEQVPVTPQLSTENSVHDNRPSLLRRRSQLILQNFINQHF